The Arachis hypogaea cultivar Tifrunner chromosome 16, arahy.Tifrunner.gnm2.J5K5, whole genome shotgun sequence genome contains a region encoding:
- the LOC112757617 gene encoding protein FAR1-RELATED SEQUENCE 5-like, whose translation MAGMGCRVRIFAKFDREKHDWVLLKVELNHSHPCSTKKAVHYHENRELTMHAKCIIEVNDEADIRPNKTFLALANEVGGPSNLGFSEKDVRNYISSRLQSTNGNAYVKEMLNYFMRMKELNPNYFYAVNINEDNKFTSAVWVDARCRASYEYYGEVVSFDTTYSMNRHGFLFAAFIGVNHHGKSTLLGCALLGSEEIPSFEWVFTQWLECMGTAPKGIITDQCKSMFGAIKKVLPNTRYRWCIWHITEKIHNKLEGYSRFKELNAELNHIIWNSKSVDDFEDHWAEFIDEFNLHHNRWLSDLFEDRHMWVPIFFKGQF comes from the exons ATGGCAGGTATGGGATGCAGAGTAAGAATATTTGCAAAGTTCGACAGGGAAAAGCATGATTGGGTCTTGTTGAAGGTTGAACTAAATCACTCGCACCCGTGTTCAACTAAGAAGGCGGTGCACTACCATGAGAATAGGGAGTTAACAATGCATGCGAAGTGTATCATTGAGGTTAATGATGAGGCAGACATTCGACCCAACAAGACCTTTCTAGCATTAGCCAATGAAGTTGGTGGGCCTTCGAACTTGGGCTTCTCAGAGAAGGACGTCAGGAATTACATTTCATCAAGACTCCAATCCACAAATGGCAACGCATATGTCAAGGAGATGCTGAACTACTTCATGCGAATGAAGGAGTTGAATCCGAACTATTTTTATGCAGTGAATATAAATGAGGATAACAAGTTTACGAGTGCAGTTTGGGTGGATGCAAGGTGTAGGGCATCTTATGAATACTATGGAGAAGTGGTCTCATTTGATACCACATACAGCATGAACCG GCATGGATTTCTGTTCGCTGCTTTCATTGGTGTGAACCACCATGGTAAGTCTACTTTGCTAGGCTGCGCTCTGCTAGGTAGTGAGGAGATCCCGAGTTTTGAGTGGGTGTTCACACAATGGCTGGAGTGCATGGGAACGGCACCGAAGGGCATCATCACAGACCAATGCAAGTCTATGTTTGGTGCAATTAAGAAGGTCCTACCCAATACACGATACCGGTGGTGCATATGGCATATAACAGAAAAGATACACAACAAGCTTGAAGGTTATTCTAGGTTCAAAGAGTTGAATGCTGAGTTGAATCACATTATATGGAACTCTAAGTCGGTTGATGATTTCGAGGATCATTGGGCTGAGTTCATTGATGAGTTCAACTTACATCACAACAGATGGCTATCAG ATCTGTTTGAAGACCGACACATGTGGGTGCCTATCTTTTTCAAGGGTCAATTCTAG
- the LOC112755109 gene encoding triacylglycerol lipase 2-like, translated as MSLLAITLWLLFFFSSSVVHSGAQGSSRGSLGDGICATSVVVHGYKCQELQVTTADGYILSVQRIPEGRSGNGNNNNNKKQPVIIQHGILVDGMTWLLNGPDQNLPLILADNGFDVWISNTRGTRFSRRHISLDPSTPAYWNWSWEELGRYDLRAVVEYVSNQTGQKIHYIGHSQGTLIALTAFSEGKLVNKLKSAALLSPVAYLSHMTTELLNVAARLFLDQLIKTLGIAEFSTRGIPFQSFLNQLCAQPGVDCSDLFTAITGNNCCLNSSAVSLFLKNEPQSTSTKNLIHFAQIVRSGVVAKFNYGRGDQNIRIYGKASPPIYNLSNIPHDLPLFLSYGGRDALSDVLDVQTLLDSLKFHDVDKLSVQFIKDYAHVDFIMGVNAKDIVYNAVISFFNRFN; from the exons atgtctcTCTTGGCTATTACCCTgtggcttttatttttcttttcatcatctGTGGTTCATTCAGGAGCACAGGGCTCTAGCCGTGGCTCCTTAGGTGATGGCATATGTGCCACTTCTGTTGTTGTTCATGGTTACAAGTGCCAGGAACTTCAA GTTACAACTGCAGATGGGTACATTCTTAGCGTCCAAAGAATCCCAGAAGGTAGAAGTGGCAatgggaataataataataataagaagcagCCAGTGATAATTCAGCATGGAATATTAGTG GACGGGATGACATGGCTTTTGAACGGTCCAGATCAAAACCTGCCATTGATATTAGCTGATAACGGCTTCGATGTTTGGATTTCTAACACCAGAGGCACCAGATTCAGTCGCCGCCATATCTCATTGGACCCTTCTACTCCG GCGTACTGGAATTGGTCGTGGGAAGAACTGGGTAGGTATGATCTACGTGCTGTTGTGGAGTATGTGTCCAACCAAACAGGACAAAAGATTCATTACATCGGCCATTCACAG GGAACATTGATAGCTTTGACTGCCTTCTCGGAAGGGAAATTGGTGAATAAACTGAAATCAGCGGCATTATTGAGCCCAGTAGCCTATTTGAGTCATATGACCACTGAACTATTAAATGTTGCAGCTAGGTTATTTCTTGATCAG CTCATAAAAACATTGGGGATAGCGGAATTCAGTACAAGAGG gatACCTTTTCAATCCTTTCTCAACCAACTTTGCGCTCAGCCTGGAGTTGATTGTTCCGACTTGTTCACTGCTATAACAG gtaATAATTGTTGCCTCAATTCTTCAGCTGTTAGTCTATTCTTGAAGAATGAACCTCAGTCAACATCAACAAAGAATTTGATACACTTTGCCCAGA TTGTTAGAAGTGGGGTTGTGGCAAAGTTTAATTATGGGAGAGGAGACCAAAATATTAGAATCTATGGAAAAGCATCCCCTCCAATTTACAACCTATCTAATATCCCTCATGACCTACCTCTATTTCTCAGCTATGGTGGTCGAGATGCTCTTTCTGATGTTCTTGATGTGCAAACTTTACTTGATTCTCTAAAGTTTCATGATGTTGATAAGCTTAGTGTTCAGTTTATCAAAGACTATGCTCATGTTGATTTCATTATGGGGGTCAATGCCAAAGACATAGTGTACAATGCTGTCATTTCATTTTTCAAcagatttaattaa